One region of Glycine max cultivar Williams 82 chromosome 9, Glycine_max_v4.0, whole genome shotgun sequence genomic DNA includes:
- the LOC100802499 gene encoding putative septum site-determining protein minD homolog, chloroplastic, whose translation MPSLHLLPGATTAPNSTFLLRPHSPLLPSKTLTPKKPKPKPPSALLQWNRKPELSGSIPRVTVITSGKGGVGKTTTTANIGLSLARLGFSVVAIDADVGLRNLDLLLGLENRVNYTVIEVLNGDCRLDQALVRDKRWSNFELLCISKPRSKLPLGFGGKALTWLVDALKARPQGSPDFILIDCPAGIDAGFITAITPANEAVLITTPDITSLRDADRVTGLLECDGIRDIKMIVNRVRTDMIKGEDMLSVLDVQEMLGLPLLGAIPEDTEVIRSTNRGYPLVLNKPPTLAGLAFEQAAWRLVEQDSMQAVVVEEQPKRGFFSFFGG comes from the coding sequence ATGCCCTCTCTCCACCTTCTCCCCGGCGCCACCACCGCCCCCAACTCCACATTCCTCCTCCGCCCCCATTCCCCTCTCCTCCCCTCCAAAACCCTAACCCCCAAAAAACCCAAACCCAAACCCCCCAGTGCCCTCCTCCAGTGGAACCGCAAGCCCGAGCTCTCCGGCTCCATCCCGCGCGTCACCGTCATTACCTCCGGAAAGGGCGGCGTGGGCAAGACCACCACCACCGCCAACATCGGCCTCTCCCTCGCCCGCCTGGGCTTCTCCGTGGTCGCCATCGACGCCGACGTCGGCCTCCGCAACCTCGACCTCCTCCTCGGCCTCGAGAACCGCGTCAACTACACCGTCATCGAGGTCCTCAACGGCGACTGCCGCCTCGACCAAGCCCTCGTCCGCGACAAGCGCTGGTCCAACTTCGAACTCCTCTGCATCTCCAAACCCCGCTCCAAGCTCCCCCTCGGCTTCGGCGGTAAAGCCCTCACCTGGCTCGTGGACGCGCTGAAAGCGCGTCCACAGGGCTCCCCTGACTTCATCCTCATCGATTGCCCCGCCGGCATCGACGCCGGCTTCATCACCGCCATCACTCCCGCCAACGAGGCCGTCCTCATCACCACCCCCGACATCACCAGCCTCCGCGACGCCGACCGCGTCACCGGCCTCCTCGAATGCGACGGAATCCGGGACATCAAGATGATCGTCAACCGGGTTCGAACCGATATGATAAAAGGAGAAGACATGCTGTCGGTGTTGGACGTGCAAGAAATGTTAGGGTTGCCCTTGCTTGGGGCTATTCCTGAGGACACTGAGGTTATTAGAAGCACCAATAGAGGCTACCCTCTTGTGCTCAACAAGCCTCCCACTCTGGCTGGCTTGGCGTTCGAACAAGCCGCTTGGAGGCTCGTGGAGCAGGATAGCATGCAGGCCGTGGTGGTGGAAGAACAACCCAAACGAgggtttttctccttttttggtGGGTAG